Proteins encoded in a region of the Oscillospiraceae bacterium MB24-C1 genome:
- a CDS encoding LysM peptidoglycan-binding domain-containing protein — MSSCPSGFLYTVRPGDSLWQIAQRFHTSIPEIVLLNPELDINNLSIGQTLCIPQEYNPYKTPMQPVPFCISTTEQTLSNHLRMLWEQHVYWTRLLILSMAFELPNTDPVANRLLRNPKDFEAALKRFYGEDLAAKFSELFTSHLTIAVELVKSAKAGDSTAAADTEKRWYANATQIATFLGKINPYWSAQAWQKILYDHLAMTKSEAVYFLTQKYADTINVFEKIEQEALIMADMMTQGIVKQFPKYFI; from the coding sequence ATGTCCTCATGCCCCTCAGGATTTTTATATACCGTCCGACCTGGCGACTCTTTATGGCAGATCGCGCAACGTTTTCATACATCCATACCGGAAATCGTGTTATTAAATCCCGAACTTGATATAAATAATCTGTCTATCGGGCAAACGCTCTGCATTCCTCAGGAATACAACCCCTATAAGACGCCCATGCAACCTGTTCCCTTTTGCATCAGCACGACAGAACAGACACTCAGCAACCACCTGAGAATGTTGTGGGAACAGCATGTTTATTGGACGAGACTGCTCATTCTCAGCATGGCTTTTGAATTACCGAATACGGACCCCGTCGCCAATCGTCTCCTGCGTAACCCCAAAGATTTCGAAGCGGCTCTGAAACGATTCTATGGAGAGGACCTTGCAGCAAAATTTTCAGAGTTATTTACAAGTCATCTTACAATTGCCGTCGAGCTTGTTAAATCTGCAAAAGCGGGCGACAGTACCGCAGCGGCCGACACAGAGAAACGATGGTACGCAAACGCAACTCAAATTGCAACTTTCCTTGGTAAAATCAATCCGTATTGGTCTGCTCAGGCGTGGCAGAAAATATTATATGACCACCTTGCCATGACAAAATCTGAAGCTGTCTATTTCTTAACCCAAAAATATGCAGACACGATCAATGTGTTTGAAAAAATTGAACAGGAAGCATTAATAATGGCCGATATGATGACTCAGGGTATTGTAAAGCAGTTTCCAAAATATTTCATATGA